The Algoriphagus sanaruensis genome window below encodes:
- a CDS encoding M1 family metallopeptidase: protein MRNIWTKPWIGLFLFMVGTSVQGQTGRFQQAVDYQMEVSMDVETNRYSGTQVLKYTNNSPDTLFRVFYHLYYNAFQPGSMMDVRSRTIADPDRRVGDRISKLKPDEIGYLHAKTLKMNGKPLNYQMVETILEVDLEDPILPNSTATFEMEFEGQVPLQIRRSGRDSEEGVRYSLSQWYPKMANHDEQGWHANPYVGREFYGIWGDFDVKITIDKSYVIGGTGYLQNPNEIGHGYEDAGVKVPTPKGSNLTWHFKAPKVHDFMWAADPKYKHDKVQMSNGITVHHFYIPGEKTTESWEKLKEYTPKAIEFLSTNFGQYPYKQFSVVQGGDGGMEYAMSTLVTGERSLQSLVGVMVHELAHSWFHGVLASNESLYPWMDEGFTSYATNLAMSSIFQKSNQPQRGSYMGYYRLVKSGLEEPMSTHSDHYHTNSAYSSAAYAKGAVFLAQLGYVIGEEARNKGMLRYWNTWQFRHPNVNDLIRVMEKESGLELDWYKEYFVYSTKTIDYGVKEVKANGENTEIVLERIGLMPMPIDLVITYKDGSQESVYMPLVIMRGLKNEEEGQPKRVFTDAWPWTNLTKSIVITRPISDVKAVEIDPTGRMADIVTENNKVEF from the coding sequence ATGCGAAACATCTGGACAAAGCCTTGGATTGGGCTTTTTCTCTTTATGGTAGGAACCTCTGTACAAGGACAAACAGGGCGATTTCAGCAAGCTGTGGACTATCAAATGGAGGTTTCGATGGATGTCGAAACCAATCGATATTCTGGAACTCAAGTGCTGAAATACACCAACAATTCCCCAGATACCCTATTCAGGGTGTTTTATCACCTTTATTATAATGCCTTCCAACCCGGAAGTATGATGGATGTTCGTTCTCGAACTATTGCAGATCCTGATCGAAGAGTAGGGGATCGAATTTCAAAATTAAAACCAGATGAAATCGGATACCTACATGCCAAAACCTTAAAAATGAATGGAAAGCCTTTGAATTATCAAATGGTTGAAACCATTCTTGAAGTAGATCTTGAAGATCCAATTTTGCCAAATTCGACTGCGACATTTGAAATGGAATTCGAAGGTCAGGTTCCACTACAAATCAGAAGATCAGGTCGTGATAGTGAAGAAGGGGTTCGATATTCCTTGTCCCAATGGTATCCCAAAATGGCCAACCACGATGAGCAAGGATGGCACGCCAACCCTTACGTAGGTCGAGAGTTTTATGGAATTTGGGGAGACTTTGATGTCAAAATTACCATTGATAAATCTTATGTAATTGGTGGAACGGGATATTTGCAAAACCCAAATGAGATTGGACATGGGTATGAAGATGCGGGAGTGAAAGTACCAACTCCAAAAGGAAGCAACCTAACCTGGCATTTCAAAGCACCAAAAGTTCATGACTTCATGTGGGCAGCTGACCCAAAATACAAGCATGACAAAGTGCAAATGAGCAATGGAATTACGGTCCATCACTTTTATATCCCTGGAGAAAAAACCACTGAAAGCTGGGAAAAGCTAAAAGAATATACTCCAAAAGCCATTGAGTTTCTCTCCACTAATTTTGGTCAATATCCCTACAAACAATTCTCGGTAGTACAAGGTGGAGATGGAGGGATGGAATACGCCATGTCCACCTTAGTAACTGGAGAAAGATCACTGCAAAGTTTGGTTGGAGTAATGGTTCATGAATTGGCGCATAGCTGGTTCCACGGAGTCTTAGCAAGTAATGAATCACTTTATCCGTGGATGGATGAAGGTTTTACTTCTTATGCTACTAATCTGGCAATGTCTTCAATTTTCCAAAAATCTAATCAACCACAACGAGGCTCGTACATGGGCTACTATCGATTGGTTAAGTCTGGGCTTGAAGAACCAATGTCAACTCATTCAGATCATTACCATACCAATAGCGCCTATAGTTCAGCAGCTTATGCTAAAGGCGCTGTTTTCCTTGCTCAACTAGGCTATGTGATTGGAGAAGAAGCGCGAAATAAAGGCATGCTTCGCTATTGGAATACTTGGCAATTCAGACATCCAAATGTGAATGATTTAATTCGAGTAATGGAAAAGGAGAGTGGATTAGAATTGGATTGGTATAAGGAATACTTCGTTTACAGTACAAAAACCATTGATTATGGCGTCAAGGAAGTCAAAGCAAATGGAGAAAATACTGAAATTGTTCTGGAGCGGATTGGACTAATGCCAATGCCAATTGACTTAGTGATCACTTATAAAGATGGAAGTCAGGAATCTGTTTATATGCCACTCGTTATTATGAGAGGCTTGAAAAATGAGGAGGAGGGACAGCCCAAGCGAGTATTTACAGACGCATGGCCTTGGACTAACTTGACCAAATCAATTGTCATCACCCGGCCTATCTCTGATGTCAAAGCTGTAGAAATCGATCCAACAGGTAGAATGGCGGACATCGTGACTGAAAATAATAAAGTGGAGTTTTAG
- a CDS encoding histone H1, which translates to MSRFSEVKDLVMSLEADFEKFYDKGNQAAGTRVRKGMQDLKNLAQAIRTEVQDMKNAG; encoded by the coding sequence ATGAGCAGATTTAGTGAAGTTAAAGATCTTGTAATGAGCCTTGAGGCTGACTTCGAAAAGTTCTACGACAAGGGTAACCAGGCAGCTGGTACTCGAGTTCGTAAAGGAATGCAGGACCTAAAGAATTTGGCCCAAGCTATTCGTACTGAAGTACAAGACATGAAAAACGCCGGATAA
- a CDS encoding aminotransferase class I/II-fold pyridoxal phosphate-dependent enzyme, with product MDLFAKLHTNLGPLGKHSQFSDGYYMFPKLEGEIAPRMRFQGREVLTWSLNNYLGLANHPEVRKADADAAAKWGAAYPMGARMMSGQTSLHEQLENELASFVGKEKAYLLNYGYQGIMSVIDALLDRKDVVVYDSECHACIIDALRMHMGKRYVFPHNDIENCEKQLERATKLAAETGGGILVITEGVFGMTGDQGKLKEICDLKKKFEFRLLVDDAHGFGTMGKTGAGTHEEQGVINEVDLYFSTFAKSMASIGAFIAGEEKVVHYLRFNMRSQIFAKSLPMLLVEGGLKRLELLRTRPELKDNLWKVVNALRKGLHDNGFSTGKSNSPVTPVVLNGTVGEAAALSHDLRENYNIFCSVVIYPVVPKGMIILRLIPTAVHTMEDVAETVAAFSAIKDKLTSGQYKTSEIALAFGE from the coding sequence ATCGCACCCCGAATGAGATTCCAAGGACGTGAAGTATTGACCTGGAGCTTAAATAACTATTTGGGATTAGCCAATCACCCTGAAGTAAGAAAAGCTGATGCTGATGCTGCCGCAAAATGGGGAGCTGCGTATCCAATGGGAGCTCGAATGATGTCTGGCCAAACCAGCCTTCACGAGCAGCTTGAAAATGAACTTGCAAGTTTTGTAGGTAAGGAAAAAGCCTATTTGTTGAATTATGGGTATCAAGGGATCATGTCTGTGATCGACGCCCTTCTTGACCGCAAAGATGTCGTGGTTTATGATTCAGAATGTCATGCTTGTATTATTGATGCATTGAGAATGCATATGGGCAAGCGTTACGTTTTCCCTCACAATGACATCGAAAACTGTGAAAAGCAATTAGAGCGCGCTACAAAGTTAGCTGCAGAAACTGGTGGTGGAATTCTGGTAATTACGGAAGGTGTATTCGGAATGACCGGGGATCAGGGTAAGTTGAAGGAAATTTGTGACCTGAAGAAAAAGTTTGAATTCAGACTTTTGGTAGATGATGCGCATGGCTTTGGTACCATGGGAAAAACAGGAGCAGGTACCCATGAAGAACAAGGAGTAATCAATGAAGTGGACTTGTACTTTTCTACTTTCGCCAAATCAATGGCATCTATCGGTGCATTTATTGCTGGTGAAGAAAAAGTAGTTCACTACCTACGCTTCAATATGCGTTCCCAAATATTCGCGAAATCCCTTCCAATGCTATTGGTAGAAGGTGGTTTGAAGCGTCTTGAATTACTCAGAACTCGTCCGGAATTGAAGGATAATCTTTGGAAAGTGGTGAACGCACTTCGAAAAGGACTTCATGATAATGGGTTTAGCACAGGTAAATCTAATTCTCCTGTTACACCTGTAGTTTTGAATGGTACAGTAGGTGAAGCTGCAGCATTATCTCATGACTTGAGAGAAAACTACAATATCTTCTGCTCAGTAGTAATTTATCCAGTGGTACCTAAAGGAATGATTATCTTGAGATTAATTCCTACAGCAGTACATACAATGGAAGACGTAGCAGAGACTGTTGCAGCCTTCTCAGCGATCAAAGACAAGTTGACTTCTGGCCAATACAAGACCTCTGAGATTGCACTTGCTTTTGGAGAATAA